Below is a genomic region from Diabrotica undecimpunctata isolate CICGRU chromosome 7, icDiaUnde3, whole genome shotgun sequence.
GAAAAATCATCTGTGCAGGGAGCTGCATTACTTGGGTATAGTGACTTGGTAAGCACATTAATATGACATCATTTCTTTCTGCAATTAGCAGAATTTCAACATCTGAGCTGGATGATctcttaaattattttcaattaaaatttttgttagtaaCTCAAAGAATTTGCATACTTCTGGGCTATTTATTTCTTAAGATCGTAGGAAAAGAGCTGGGTTTCTTTAGATAAAACTTCTAAACCATTATTTTCCAGCTTTTCCAACCTGTGAAGAAAAAGTATGCTTTATATTAAGCTTTTCAGCAAAATTAAAAGCCAAAGTTCGGACAGCATTACGATCCAGCTGTACAGACATTTAATGTGATTCGCAAGTCTCCTCTATTGTCTTTTCGGGGAATACTTGAAAcaatccaaaatattatttttattacatatcAGCTCATTTTaaccatttaaacaaaaaaaaaacaatttacctTCTGGACCTAGAGCTCCTTTACTATGCTTTCCATATTTTATCTGTCTATCAATTGTACGTGCTGGTACTCCATATCTTCTTTCTGCTTCTCGTTTTGATATCTCACAGACCTGAACCTTGTTTACTGCTAGACTTAATTGCTCTTTAGTataatttacttttttaaattaaaagttttatgtcaaatCAACAATTTAAATCTACGTAATATAAATACGGCATGTCTCTCTACCAAAAAGTGCGGCATCTCTCTTCTTCTGGTAAGGAGAGACTGCGCACTAAATCACGTGGGACCGACATGCAATACTAATCTTAAATATGAATTCTAACCATGAAACAACTaaacatattattatattactATAAAATTATATCTTGCCGAGTTAATTTTAACACCAGcagtttattaacttttgaaaacTGTCAATCTGCACCTACAATCAGTAATAGACTAACGGACTATGACGTGACTCCGTACGTTTCAACAGTTTGTTATTCGAGATATACCTACCACGTGACCTGGGGCATCTCTCCCCACGCGGCATCTCTCCGTACTTTCTCCTGTAAGTTTAAAGTTTTTCCTGTTTTTTAGCGAAAGTAATATTGACATAATACCAGCTGATAATACAAATTTCGATAGAATGACTTCCAGGTTTCTGTCTGATGACACAGACCATCATCTGAACCAAGAAAGAATTGAAGAACAAAATAGTTTTGACGATGAAGATGGTTCCTCAAGAAGTGCAGAAATGGATTCTTATGAAATGGAATATTACGGAGATGAGTATCCACTGTAAGTTTGCGGTGAATTTTTGTTAATCTAATCAATTTCACTACTATAAATAGCATTTTGTTACATTTGGAATAAAATAAactgaatatttttaaaatatgatctTTTCTGCCTTACTCATACTAATCattaatgtatataatatatattatctttttattcttcCTTATTTCAAGGTATAGCTTTCTTTTTTCTTTCGGTTTGTAATTTAGTAATTCTTTAGTTAATCGATTTTCATTCATtctaaagtaattactatttaaatgggaataagccacaattaaaggttaaagcacgtttattgacgttttaatttccacttcggaaataatCGTTTTAATCGGGCttcgacttttttaaatattgatcttGCTATTTATCCACATTATGATTTTATGATCCAATATGTAGGCCATTGTCATACAAACTATTTCTGCGTAGTCATTAGATTTGATGTTCTAATAAATTATGGCTCACGTTCACGACCGAGAAGCTTACTTACGTCCACGACGGTCTTAGTGTAGCGAGACAGCTCTATATCTTAAAAATTCCATGTTTATTTGGTTTGCTTTTGTTGCTTTTCTATTCATTGATGTTGTGATTGCCTCTATAAATTCTtccattattattgtttatttttgtacGATGTTAATAATTTTATTGGATTATATTTTTAGACCTTACAACGGCGTATCTGGATCAAATATGTACCATCAAAACCACAGAGTTCCTTGCAACGCATATCTTCCAGAAGTTTACGATAATGGTCCAAAAGAAAAACCAAGACAAAAGCCAAACTTATTCCATCATCATATAGACAGCCAAATTCCTGGTTTTAAAGGACTATTTCCCCATCAATTTTTACCGAGAACGTTAGATGTAGATGAGGAATCGGACGATTTTAATCAACATCTTGTGTTTGAGCCAGTTGATGGAGCCCATGAGGCTCACAGTCTTGGTACGGATGGTAACGGGGAGAGGGTAagcaaaaaaatatgttaaatattttgaaagtttTTGCTATATTCCAAAGTTGACTATTAACGTTTTTTTGCTGGCTGACTTGCATGGTTTGAGTATTTCCAGTCGTTTATAGATATTACTATAATATGttactttattgttatttaatgataagtgacttttattgttatttaatgcttCATTTATGTTACTGTAGAGTTCCTCTTTCCTCTATTTCTTCGTGAGTAATCGTTGGGGAGTtgatttgtataatttgtatattgtatctcCTTGATAGTTGTAAGGTTAAGCTAGCTACTCTATCCGAGATACTAGATATTTCTACTACTCTTTGTTTTCATTTCTTGTTTAGGAATCCAATACCGCCTGTTCTGCCCGTTGATGTGCATTAGTAGTAGAATGTGTTTTCTGGTGCTAATTCAAATAGCTCTTCATCTTTACGTCTTACTTCGCTGATTCCTATGGCGccccattttttattttctgtttctttttccAGTTCTACTGGAAGTCTGGATTGATTTGATAGCGAGCGACAGTTATCTGTTGCTGTATAAAACGTTGTTATTTTATATGGTTTGGATTATACTGAAAAACAGATTGAGAATTATTGTTAATCCAGAACTAAAACAATCACAGAGATGTTTTCGAAAGAGAAGCAGTGCAATGGATAATATATTTACTATAAAGGAAATTATCACCAGAGTACAAAACAAGTAAACAGCTTTACGTGAAAATTGTTGATATAGAAAACCTTTTCAGAGAACAGCTAAATCTAAAAGCTTATATATCTTCTACTTCGCTAAACATCTTGTGGTTAATTTGTATCATattttgtaaaaacaaaataaacgcATTTCTTATCAGAGCCTTACGTAATTTTCCGATCATATCTTCAacctaaaatatttaattgatcaaATAAAGAAGGCCAACGCTTAATTAGATTATGCAGATTTAAAAAACTTTGTTTTATAGGTTGGAACTATCCATCTTCTTCCTTTTACACCTTTAAACCCCGACGAACCAGCAGTGCCATACCAAAATCCGAGATTTTTTAATCCGCTAAAAGCAGAAAACCGACAAAAAGTAATTCATTTAATTGAACAAGAAGAAGATTTCCTTAAATTGATTTTAGAAAAACTTGATCGTGTTGCTTACAAGTTTGCGGATCCATTCACACCGAAGCCACTGCCTGAAAAACCGCCTAAAGTATATTCTGACTACCAAGATAGCTACAAGAATTATAAGGTaccttaattttttcttttttttttgacaaatactaagtttatttttgttttatagcCCACTGAAGATTATTCCCAACAATATTCAAAACCACTACCTGAAAAGCTACCAACAAGTAATTATGACTATCAGAATAGCTACAAACAGTACAAGGTGacgttaaaatatatttttaataagaaaCATTGTAAATTTGATTATCTTTTTTAGACCGATAAGCCCTCTAGTGATTACTCGCAATACTACCCAGATCCAGCAACTGCTGAAAGTACTACTTATTCATATTCTGAAGCTCACCATTACAACTCACTGATAGAAGATATAGTTAAACGTCTGCTGGATTTAGAAAAGCAAAAATTGGACGATATAACCCACAAATTCATCCATCCTCATTTTGTACCGTATAAGGACGTTAAGTAcccaaacaaattaaattataagGAAGAATTGCTTGATATTAAAGAAGATGGGTTGAAAAGTTTAATCAGTATGGAAAAACGGAAGCTAGAAGATATAGCTGACATATTTTTAGCACCATTTACCCAACCGCTACCAGGAAAAGCACCTTCACCACATCCAGAATACCCAAAAGAATATAGATCAAACGATAAAGTACATGATAAAGGTGAAGAGACTAATATAACTCCAACGGTTAATTCTAACACTCTTCCTGATCAACAAGATGTACTTCCTACAGTTTATCCAATATATGATGAGAAACAAAATAGTGACAAAGTAGACACACAAAACTTACAACCTGCTGGATCTTTACCAACGGATAATCCTGAGACTGAAAAGAATTTGGGACCATTACCCCCTTCAGCCACAGTGCAACTGTTACCAAAAGAAGATACTTCAAACCCTCATCCACCGGAACAATCTAAAATAGAGCAAAACGATGATATTAACCCCCCAGCATCGCAGGTTCCCAATCAAGAAAATTTATTCAAATCAGAGCTTCAAAGAGTAGACCAAGGTGCCAAAGATGTGATCAACGAAGCACCTGCTGTATATAATGCCTTAAATCCTGTCAACAATTTGGATCGTTATTCTCAGCTAATTGCTGATGAAATAGAAAAACTTAGAGAAGCTACTAGGAAAGAGTCTGGCTCTGATGACAAACTGAGAGAAACTTATCATGAAGAGGATCGTCTGTCTGAAGGAGCACCGTCTGAATTAGACGATAATTGGTAAGTTATTTAAAACAAATCAAAGAAGTAAATAAAATTGTCATTTTAAACTGTGGGTCATTATCGATATATACAGAATAGAAGTGTTTCTAACATTACATCACTAGGTGGTCTGATGCCGTTTTAGTAGTCCTTAGTAACGCGGTATCATCAGCTTCTGTAAATATATAGTTCCtctataataacttttttaatttcAGGTCATCTTTACCCCAAGATTCCTACACCGAAAACAACCCAAGACTAGGCCATATTATAACAGTACCCAACAATTACGACTACCACAGAAGAACACGAAACGTAGCTCAAAACTTAACAGCTGAcgaatatttgaatatttttttaaacgaaGGGAAGCAAATGTTAAAAAATGTGCAAAAACTTGGCGCAGGTAACGACGATGTTTTGTTGTTAGGTTATTTGGGAAatattataatggaaaatataCAAAAGAGATTGAATGTAAGCAGTATCAACAACACTCATAGTAATAGCAGCAATGTTAGACGTAAACGAAATGTTCCTGTAGAAACGTAAGTTTAATcttataataatgttttatatttttttacgatATAAATCAGAATTAAGTCGACTTCTAGAGAATTGTTTTATATAATTGATTTATAATTTCTTTCCTACGGAAACTAGCCCTAACTGAAAACGGAAAAATCATCTTAAAACCAACGTAAAAAAGTAATACAGATATCTAAAGCTTTTAAATCTTGGAATTTTATTTGGAAATTTCGCTTTATGTTTGCTTATATTCGCGAAATACAAGTATACATTTTGGAAGATTTCCGCTTTGAATACCCGCCCAACCGACTTGTAGGTACTTTTCTTATTTCTAATTTATACATCTTAAAGCGACAACTTCAGAATAAATAACTCTAACTGAAAATAAACATACTTTTGTTTCCAAAGGGAACTTGATATtactttgtttttgttaatataatataAGCCAATGAATTTTATGCCAAACTTTTAGGACATACATTATGGCGTAGGAGCATGATTTGTCAGTCTCTACATTAGAATTGGTAAACAATACAGCGTTAAAACTTCATTTCGGCCTCTTAAAACGTATAATATAGAATACAAAATCAAACATGAAACACTTTCGTGTTTCATGAAATTTTTCAGTTACTTTTAAGAAAAACTTTCATAGATAGATCtttaatatatatacaaaacatggatctttaatatatttatatataatacatatattaaaTTCCCTTTTATCCATAGGGTGTAGGGATAAAATGCGCTGTCATTTTAATTCAAGATCTGTCTATCTTGTGCCATAATCTTTGCTTCTCTCTACgtaattcttttttttaagttgtttCGTTTTTACATCATTGATATGACTCGTATACGGTATACTGGGATATGAATGACTGGTAGGGGACGTCATATGTAAAAATAGGACAGGTGTAAATAAGGTACACCCAAATAAAAACACGTGGATCAACTGGGAACATGGCATGGGACGGCAGCTATGTTATTGCTGTAGATTTGTCAATTGAACATGGTACAAAAAAGCACACAGTCACACAGACACACACAATCACTGATCACAGTCAATTTGCAAATCATAACTGACTCGCTATAAAGTAATATTCATTGTTATGCAACTACCGCGCTCCCTAATCCAGAGGTGTAAGACTATCGTGACCAGGAGATACATGACACAGAGAAGAAAGTGTTATCTTAAACGATATCTCAGAGAGCTGGCAAACTCTGGGGGCTTATAGCATTAGCACGGTAGGGGCGCAATGCCGTGCCTGACAGTATTTCGTCCCAACTCGTAGAAAACAATATGGAGAACAATATCAAAAACACAATCCACAACAACGGGAACAGTCAGAGAGGCCACGCAGTTGTGAATTCGGTATCTGTCCCAAATACTCACCCAGAAGGTGTTTCCAGAGAAACAGACTCTgcacaaaatagcaaaaaaagaGTCAAAAATGGCTGCTGGGACATGGACTACAGTAAATACCCATAAAACCAAAGCAAGAGTGCCGGCAAAACCCGAGGGTAAAAATACCATTACCCCCCTCCCGTTCCCCTTCAAAAAAAGATTGCTGAAAGACCAAAAAACTCTAATGAGCAGACTGAGTCATATATCCATGTCACAAAAGTATTCAGGATAGTGGTCGCACACAGACACCATACTGATACTCAACTAGATCAGGCTCAAGCAGACCTGATCATCAACAAACTGGAACGAGCAGTGGTTGAGGCTCCTACTGAAAGTCACAATCAACTTCTGCAGTAACATAAAATATCGTTTAGCGGAAAGACCCTATAAGTAAACTGTGCTAAGGAATACACCAAAAAAATGGACTACTTAGGGGGTGAGGACTATGGGGGTCTGTGGGAGGGAGCAGATCTTAATGTAATCGATCCCAACAACATGGCTAACGCCCCATGGTCCTCACCCTTATCTATGAGAAAGAGGCTGAGAAAGCAATAATCACAACTCCTCTAGAGAgacaaaataaagaccttaagaTGGAAGACTGGTTTTTAAAGAACCGGAAGATCAGAGAGGACGTGCAAATCCTCGTATACACAATCAACGATGTCTTCTACAAAGCATTGAAGGCTGATAATTTCAAGGCGTATTACAGACTTGAAAAGGTATCCTTCAAGATCATCAGAGTCTTCGACGGCTCCAATCAGAGTCCTGTAAGATAGCAAACCTCCAGCATAATAAGGCAGCTTCTGTAGAACTTACTGTTGCTAGAAAAAGGTTTGATGTAGCTTTGATACAAAGTACTAGGTGTACAAAGTCAAAATAAGAGGTAAATTGGCGAGTGATTTTAACTAAAAATTGGTTGTATGTAAAGTcagttatgttttatttttatataatctaATTTCTTTTGGAAAATATTCAGAGTGATGAAGAGCTTATCACACGGTACGTCTTCTTTTAGCGCTATAACCCTCTGGTTATTTTGGTCCATTCAGCAATTGCAACACAAACTAACGTTTTCTGTCATTGGCGTCTCTTCTCCAAATCGGAACTCCCATAATCCGTAGATCATTCTCGACTATCTAATCAACGTTTTCTGGGGCGGCCTCGTAGTCTATTTTCGGTCAGCCATCATTCGatgatattttttgtatttctttcaTTGTTTATTCGGATCAAATATCCAAGCCAACAAATTCTATTTAACAAGCTTTACTATATTGGCGTGTTTAACGAGCTCAAAGTTCATGCGGATTCTGTAGCTCCCATTTTGCCCCATAGCTgccctcatcatcatcatcatcagccatTTTGAGTTCACTGCTGGACAtcggcctcccgtaaataatttcaacgcattctatcttgagcaccctgaatccagttgtgctgaatgcgcttgatgtcatctgattaccatgttggaggacgtcctcgattacgataagcatcgtgtctaggtctccattccagaaaTTTTCTTCGCccaccttccatcttttaatctggcaacatgccccgcccagttccatttcaatgttgtaatcctttgaactgcgtcagtaacaccagtttttctcctaattattgaatttgatactctgtctctgaggaatatattcagcattgacctctacatcgctctctgtgccacttgtattttattgattactctTCTGGTAAGGGTCAAGGTTTCCCTGTCCCCTTTGCTTATTCTGTTTTTTATTTCTGTACCACTTACATCATTACATCTAGCGTCGCTTTCTCAAAATCTTCGAAAGTCTCCTTTAATGCTGTCTCATTACGACTAAGTATTATGACGTCATTTGCATATGCAGAATTGTATATACAGAATGCATCCGCTATACAGAAGTGAAGAAAACACTTTGTATGATATGTTTGGTTGCATAAGGCCCAATTTCCATTCTTCCGGGATTGTTTCATAATCCCATATTTGGGTAATAAAATCATGTTTGTTTTGTCATCAATTTGTTTTCATAGATCTAGTCCTCCATTTTTTAATAGTTCAGCTGTTATTATATCAATACCAGTtgccttattattttttaaagaactTATTATACTTATAAGTTCACCTTCAGAAGTTCCATGAACTTCTCTCTCAGCTGATAGGACTACAGTTGCATCTAAATACATATATAACTACTGAAAACCAGAGACCCGTTAATTATAGTTTATATTTTCACACTTTATTGGCAATTGGCAAAGACTCTAGATACTCTGAAGGTTTTTAACGAACACAATTTAACAACTATTATTTTCAACGCTTTACGCTAATcaaatattggaaaaacaaataaattaaaacgttttcttactattttattacttaaaatttGGTAGAGAAATACTGTTAACACTGATTTGTTTTCTACTCCTGCTTTTTAGCCTCTTAACGGATCCCAAACTAAGAGTAGACGTACCGAAAGTATTGGAAAACCTTGGCACGTTTGCCAAAACGCTTCTCGATCACAAAGACACTCCTATATATCACATTCGCAACATTGTTGGCTCTGCTAAAGACGTTGCTCTTGCTACCATAAAAATACCGAATCAAAATTTTATAGTGCCTTCCGGGTACAATATTGTTGATAATCCAAACAAGGGTGATACAATATTAGAAAGTGCTTATCCTGATATATCTTCCAGATTTGGCGACGAGAGCGACGGAGGACAGGACTGGCCACAGGAGTTGGTACAGAATACTTTTCAAAATGTAAGTAATATAATTTTCTACCTTACCAATAAATGTACTTAATAATAGACAGTGGTTTTGTGTAAATTGTAATTATACAAAATGaatcaattatttttaattcaatttaatataaaacataagttaataataaaccataacaaaaaatacttttaaaaaacaaaaacaccaTACCATCCATAAATACTAACACTCCTTCTAGCCAAATTTGGAAAAAACAAATGATAGCCATATTCATCCAAAGCAGCCAGTCATTctcattaaataaatttttaatatcttgAGATAAAATTTGcgtaaaaaaacaataaatacaggtgagtcatgaggaactttacatacttctaccatatgtagagtccctcagggagcatatcatgtggccactaaaaaatgtcaactcctcttctttattaattaatagggtgatttgtgtaatttaccatttatttcattgtactgtagtgtttatacggctcatttgatttttttaatttttgcatgatacagtacactactatcaagcattcgactggtattagctaaactaaaaaattccaggactggctttggaaaaattaatttaggaattcgtattaaatattacaccctgtatatattttttttaaaatgcaataagtgattttcaaactacataaatagccaatgaaaacgacatatgcgacaacgTTGTCgcacacttttattaaatttttagtgaacgatcaaatcttaccaaaaatagaacaaccataatgaaattttaaacaaatgttataaatttcaaacattttaattgaaatgataaactgagtcactgcacaacaaaaaacagtaactactaacaataacgaagaacaatttaaaaaaaactaaaattatgtacatagttatgataaacccataaattagaactggaaaagatacaataatggtaacaaaataaaattattcaaaatagattttcgaaatggaaccctgcagcctgtacacatttttgttgccgaattgttaattgacgtattgaattacggatactctggggatcgtttctaatagtattacaacaatgtataattctatcaattaattgttgtcggttattaatattcactgcttaatctagttgcttcaatcgtccccaaatatggtaatcaacgggattgaaatcaggggatcttgaaggccacgaaataggacctgcacgtcctatccacctgttgccataaacattattgagatgttgtctcactgccagtaaaaagtgtgggggtgccccatcatgccgaaaatacatccctcggatagcaacgttcgcgttggccagcaaattcggcaaaatattttgtagaaagttcaaatagacctgccctgttaaaggaccatcaaaaaagtgaggacctactaattggttatttatgacaccaatccacacgttaaccgaaaaccttaactgagaacgacgttctcgaatagcatggggattttcttctgcccacacatgtgaatttcgtgaattatttatcccatctctggtaaattgggcttcgtctgtaaatagtgtcctgtatagcgttggtcgattattgttaatccatctacaaaattccaacctatcgatctcatctccagcatgtagtcgctgaaccatttgaatgtgatatgggtatagattatttttttgtaagactctacttacttttgattgagtaacattgagttctcgacttacttgtctagtgcttattgtaggattcatagtaacggcgtccataatgtcatcttcctgcgcttcatctacatgtcgctctgttgttccactaggaaaagtgccattttctcgcaaataattaaaaactgacacaaatgttggatgactgggagttcgacgattaggaaatctcctgcgatattctctactagcagccctaccattcccattacagaatccataaacaaatattatatctgcatattctgtggtcgaaaactgatggagcattttgaacgaaagtaacaaaagctctaccaaaactaacacaatgtacttaacgtagatatgacagaagaaatatgtattcttgtacacataaataacaattgataatgacaataataacaatgggtataaaatatcaaaaaacgtcacacggtcaacgccaaccttcattttaaactttattagatttatttttatttagtacagttgatgcaatgtattattatttgacataaaattttaatcatttacaatcaacaaaaactaacacatacaagaggtttgactttttaatcaatttaatttattatttatccaaaataatgccccaatacgatctatgagtaaaaatttaaaattgaaaaacaattgattctatcgtagagataatacaaagtgacagtaaagatgttaattttctacgtattagattatgttgtaggaactcattttaattaaaatgtttgaaatttataacatttgtttaaatgaataccttataatttgatacttcattatggttgttctatttttggtaagatttgatcgttcactaaaaatttaataaaagtgcgacaacattgtcgcatatgtcgttttcattgggtatttatgtagtttgaaaatcacttattgcattttaaaaaaaatttatacagggtgtaatatttaatacgaatccctaaattaattttttcaaagccagtcctggaattttttagtttagctaataccagtcgaatgcttgatagtagtgtactgtatcatgcaaaaattaaaaaaatcaaatgagccgtataaacactacagtaaaatgaaataaatggtcaattacacaaatcaccctgttaattaataaagaagaggagttgacatttatTAGTGgtcacatgatatgctccctgagggactctacatatggtagaagtatgtaaagttcctcatgactcaccctgtatacataaTACACAACAAAAGTTAGAAAAGTTTTCTCACAGCATGTTTTATAAATCCGAAAATAAGTATAAATGATACTTACCAACCTGTAGTAAAGAGTATATAAATTTTAGGACTCACATTCGACACtaaacttacttggaaatgccatctaaaagatctcaaaactaaatgcatgacaaAATTTAATATTCCTAAAACTTTGTCCAATTATCATTGAGGTGAAAACTGAAGaatttatttgtaagatttatagATGCCTAGATGGGAAGATGACCAAAATATGGAAAGACCCCAATATTTCAAAACTCTTAAAAACTAGATTGGTCGACTGCTTCCAATATTTCCAATATTGACATATGGATGCAATTCTTGAACACTA
It encodes:
- the LOC140445977 gene encoding uncharacterized protein isoform X1, translated to MILIKILYLWTNILQITVSLSPATLFACMQLQGIQAKAVASALNWKLKSKFNSALGKPAYHNIFTDKNYFGQRFVRDVGESNIDIIPADNTNFDRMTSRFLSDDTDHHLNQERIEEQNSFDDEDGSSRSAEMDSYEMEYYGDEYPLPYNGVSGSNMYHQNHRVPCNAYLPEVYDNGPKEKPRQKPNLFHHHIDSQIPGFKGLFPHQFLPRTLDVDEESDDFNQHLVFEPVDGAHEAHSLGTDGNGERVGTIHLLPFTPLNPDEPAVPYQNPRFFNPLKAENRQKVIHLIEQEEDFLKLILEKLDRVAYKFADPFTPKPLPEKPPKVYSDYQDSYKNYKPTEDYSQQYSKPLPEKLPTSNYDYQNSYKQYKTDKPSSDYSQYYPDPATAESTTYSYSEAHHYNSLIEDIVKRLLDLEKQKLDDITHKFIHPHFVPYKDVKYPNKLNYKEELLDIKEDGLKSLISMEKRKLEDIADIFLAPFTQPLPGKAPSPHPEYPKEYRSNDKVHDKGEETNITPTVNSNTLPDQQDVLPTVYPIYDEKQNSDKVDTQNLQPAGSLPTDNPETEKNLGPLPPSATVQLLPKEDTSNPHPPEQSKIEQNDDINPPASQVPNQENLFKSELQRVDQGAKDVINEAPAVYNALNPVNNLDRYSQLIADEIEKLREATRKESGSDDKLRETYHEEDRLSEGAPSELDDNWSSLPQDSYTENNPRLGHIITVPNNYDYHRRTRNVAQNLTADEYLNIFLNEGKQMLKNVQKLGAGNDDVLLLGYLGNIIMENIQKRLNVSSINNTHSNSSNVRRKRNVPVETLLTDPKLRVDVPKVLENLGTFAKTLLDHKDTPIYHIRNIVGSAKDVALATIKIPNQNFIVPSGYNIVDNPNKGDTILESAYPDISSRFGDESDGGQDWPQELVQNTFQNVGHVIRNAVRSGQEAIHHVGEITNHAKKAILTARQAPEILMHTVSPIPVTSDEKVSLNSRFGDEDDNPIVGQTQQIPEFVKMGHLLDAAGVSNPAITPEAIDPRTNTQNNYLEQFWKNIGNLAGNHNLKNIQDSFNKKTNIEKIIQNKHIFPKYNIQNNKGYELGNIQNKVNDKVKNVMKNFEEYAHNKNEDVFRHNAATDNIQNKNPIKSIKELFPGHSNLPIQEYQENIQKFVNNNFQQTFKNLESIGSNQKKDMTVRNNFNFQNNKYMEDLKENVENTINSFNNVENKSTKKVPKEKTEYVQQVLDKIEDVLNNANSRKSIQNVSNNGEKERRDQIQKLRNKLDNIHMMHKLTSRNNREKNLQNILDKIDDEKNRDKFLKNLKNGVEDLKKTLGVENIRDFVGDVKEKLNDLRENNALDVKNINFINKRTKRDVKDTPTDHEDIVQSSFIPTELTHPFFLPGLTNLNEDFDQSDHHNPFFMNMQDLEDEREALLERFDQRGNFLSTDLNLGPRHSDHQHLLGPVLGASTPDMFEQTFHEHFTNKGIHTTPQEAFQRPQNTDKDDVVSTSMTMHKSLLKPFLGKGQIEEMETVNGQYGPVVSCGCCGNQISEHDIYY
- the LOC140445977 gene encoding uncharacterized protein isoform X3, with translation MILIKILYLWTNILQITVSLSPATLFACMQLQGIQAKAVASALNWKLKSKFNSALGKPAYHNIFTDKNYFGQRFVRDVGESNIDIIPADNTNFDRMTSRFLSDDTDHHLNQERIEEQNSFDDEDGSSRSAEMDSYEMEYYGDEYPLPYNGVSGSNMYHQNHRVPCNAYLPEVYDNGPKEKPRQKPNLFHHHIDSQIPGFKGLFPHQFLPRTLDVDEESDDFNQHLVFEPVDGAHEAHSLGTDGNGERVGTIHLLPFTPLNPDEPAVPYQNPRFFNPLKAENRQKVIHLIEQEEDFLKLILEKLDRVAYKFADPFTPKPLPEKPPKVYSDYQDSYKNYKPTEDYSQQYSKPLPEKLPTSNYDYQNSYKQYKTDKPSSDYSQYYPDPATAESTTYSYSEAHHYNSLIEDIVKRLLDLEKQKLDDITHKFIHPHFVPYKDVKYPNKLNYKEELLDIKEDGLKSLISMEKRKLEDIADIFLAPFTQPLPGKAPSPHPEYPKEYRSNDKVHDKGEETNITPTVNSNTLPDQQDVLPTVYPIYDEKQNSDKVDTQNLQPAGSLPTDNPETEKNLGPLPPSATVQLLPKEDTSNPHPPEQSKIEQNDDINPPASQVPNQENLFKSELQRVDQGAKDVINEAPAVYNALNPVNNLDRYSQLIADEIEKLREATRKESGSDDKLRETYHEEDRLSEGAPSELDDNWSSLPQDSYTENNPRLGHIITVPNNYDYHRRTRNVAQNLTADEYLNIFLNEGKQMLKNVQKLGAGNDDVLLLGYLGNIIMENIQKRLNVSSINNTHSNSSNVRRKRNVPVETFGDESDGGQDWPQELVQNTFQNVGHVIRNAVRSGQEAIHHVGEITNHAKKAILTARQAPEILMHTVSPIPVTSDEKVSLNSRFGDEDDNPIVGQTQQIPEFVKMGHLLDAAGVSNPAITPEAIDPRTNTQNNYLEQFWKNIGNLAGNHNLKNIQDSFNKKTNIEKIIQNKHIFPKYNIQNNKGYELGNIQNKVNDKVKNVMKNFEEYAHNKNEDVFRHNAATDNIQNKNPIKSIKELFPGHSNLPIQEYQENIQKFVNNNFQQTFKNLESIGSNQKKDMTVRNNFNFQNNKYMEDLKENVENTINSFNNVENKSTKKVPKEKTEYVQQVLDKIEDVLNNANSRKSIQNVSNNGEKERRDQIQKLRNKLDNIHMMHKLTSRNNREKNLQNILDKIDDEKNRDKFLKNLKNGVEDLKKTLGVENIRDFVGDVKEKLNDLRENNALDVKNINFINKRTKRDVKDTPTDHEDIVQSSFIPTELTHPFFLPGLTNLNEDFDQSDHHNPFFMNMQDLEDEREALLERFDQRGNFLSTDLNLGPRHSDHQHLLGPVLGASTPDMFEQTFHEHFTNKGIHTTPQEAFQRPQNTDKDDVVSTSMTMHKSLLKPFLGKGQIEEMETVNGQYGPVVSCGCCGNQISEHDIYY